The genomic window GCATCATCGGCCGATCCCTTGCGGTGCGATACAAAAGCCGGCAGCCAGCCAATCAGAAAAAACAACACGCACAAGGCGATAAAGCCCACGGCTAACAGCAACAGCCCCGCAATCGCGACCAAAATCTCACTGCCACGCATCGCCTGACGACCGATCCAGGCCATCACGATAGTGGCAGTAAACAGCCACAGGAAAGTACGAACCGAAAACTGAAAGAATACCCCGCGAGAGGAGGCTTCGGACCGATGGTTGGGACTCATAACGGGTCTGTTACCAAATCGACGAATAGAAGAGAAGAAGAGCGAACAGGTATCGTTATACACGAATTTCCGAGCGCGTTTTACTGTTTGCCGGGGACTGCTAGACTAGAGGGTCCGTCGGCACGAAAAGGCCGCTTTTGCTGGAAAACACTTTTTACAAAGAGCCGTAGAATGCGATTTGCATGGTTGTCCCTCACCTTGGGCCTAGGACTGTTGTTACAGCTGGGCTGTGATTCGAAGCCCGAACCCGAACCTGCCGACGCGGTCGTTCCGGTGACGTCTGGCGAGCCGGAAACGCCGGCCGACACTCCCGCACCCGATCTCGCCCCCGCTTCTCCCGCTGACGCTGGCACGGCAGATGGCTTGCAAATGCCGCCTGCCGGTGCCCCCGCCGCCGAACCGGCTCCTTCCGATGATCCCGGCCTGCAGGCTCCGCCAGCCGACGCCGGCGCCGCCGCGGCGCCCGCGGATGTACCAGAGGAAAAAGTCGCCGCCAGCGATAGCCCGGAACCCCAAGCCCCAAAAGAACCCGAAGCGATGACCATCGGCAGCGTCGCCCCGCCGCTGGATATCGAACATTGGGTGTCTGAAGGCTTTGAACCGGTCACCGAATTCGAACCCGGCAAGGTGTACGTCGTGGAGTTCTGGGCGACTTGGTGCGGCCCCTGCGTCGCCAGCATGCCCCACTTGGCAGATACGCAAGAGAAATACGCCGACCAAGGCGTACGGCTGATCAGCATCAGCGATGAAAAACTGGACACGGTCGAAAAGTTCCTCAAGCGTGAAGCTCCCTCCGAAGAAGAGGGCGAAACCCAGACCTTCGGCGAATTGACCAGCGTCTACAGCTTGACCACCGACCCCGACCGCTCCTGCTACGCCGACTACATGCAAGCCGCCAACCAAAGCGGCATCCCGACCGCCTTCATCGTTGGCAAATCGGGTCAGATCGAATGGATCGGCCACCCCATGCGAATGGACGAACCGCTGGCCAAAGTCGTCGACGGCTCCTGGGATCGCGAAGCCTACCAGCTGGAATTCCAGATGCAGGAAAAACTCTCGGCCGCCCAGATGATGGCTCGCCGTGGCCAATCCAAACAAGCTTTGGAAATCATCAATGGCTTGGATACCGCCAAGCTGAGTGAACAAGCTCAAACCGAATTGTTGGCCATCAAAATGCAGATCCTGGCCGGTATGGAAGGCGAAACCGAACAATTCGTCACCGTGGTCAGCGATTTCTTGGCCTCCGCCGAGGAACCCATGCAGATCTACATGGCCAGCTATTTCATCAATCACGCCAGCGGTGTCCACGACTTGGATCCGGCACTGCTCAACAAAGCCATCGCGGCTTCGGAAAATGCGTTGAAAGAAGCGGAACCGGAAATGCGAGCTCCGATGCTCGATACCGTGGCGCACCTGCATGAAAATGTGGGCAACCTCGACGCCGCCATCGCCGCTCAACAAGAAGCTGTCGATTCGGCCGAAGGACGGATGAAAGATCGATTGAAAGTCTACCTGAACGAACTTCAGGACCAAAAGACTCCGGCCCCCGCCGAAGAAGAACCGGCTGCCGAAGAAGAACCGGCTGCTGAAGAAGAAACAGCCGAGGAAAAACCCGCCGTTGAAGAAGTAACGGAAGAAGCTCCGGAAGAATAGAGTCGCGTCAGCCACGATGCCGATTCAAATTTGGCATGCCTCTGCGTCCAAGCAACAAGCCGGCCAGCTGGAGACAGCTTGCCGGCAATGGTTGACCGACGAAGAACAGCAGCGAGCCGCACGGTTCCGTCAGCCGACATCACACAACCAGTTTGTGGTCGGGCGCGGGATGGTGCGTCAGCTGCTGGGTCGACGGCTGGGCGTTGATCCGCGGGCACTTGGGTTTCAACAATCCGCCCACGGCAAACCCCACCTGGACGGCTCGACGGTCGTTGAGTTCAACGTGGCGCACACCAGCGGTTTGGTGGTGGTGGCGATCGGACAAGACCGTCGGTTGGGCGTGGACGTGGAAGGACTGGATCGTCGTATCGACCTGGACATCGCCAAACGGTATTTCGCGGCCAGCGAAGTGCGTTGGCTGGCCGCTCAACCGGCCGCCGAGCAAACGCAAGCGTTCCTGCGAATTTGGACGCTGAAGGAATCCTTCATCAAAGCCATCGGCACGGGGTTAACGATGCCGTTGGATCAGTTCGCCTTTCACGATCTCCACAGCCCCCATCCGCAGCTGAGTTTCACCGACGAGCGATTGCCATCGGCGAAGAAATGGGGCCCGGCCGAGCAATGGCAGTCCCACATTTTCCAGCCCGCCGCAGGCTACATCGCAGCGCTCACGGTCCACGCCGACCAACGCCCCCAAATCACCACCCAACCATGGTCGTCGTTCGCTCCGCGAACGTAACGCGACTGGCCCCCTAGGTTATTCCGTTGTGTTCGCGGGGGACGTGAAATGAATTACTGCAGCATAGGACCTTGGGGCCGCTTGCTTCACCCTCCTTTTTTGAGGAGGGTCGAGCCTTAGCGAGGGGAGGTTCTTTTGCGGCGGCGCGGTCGCCCTCTCCTCGCTGACGCTCGACTCTCCCAGAGGGAGAGTGAAGTGAATCCGTCATTAATACACTTCACGTTCCCCGCGAACGTAACGCGACTGGCCCTCTTGGTGGTTTCGTTGTGTTCGCGGAGCGAACAACGACCTTGGCTAATCCTCGTCTTCGTCTTCGTCGCGGTCGGGATGCAGCGGGTCGTCGGGATCGAAGAAGAAATCGGCCAGGCCCAGCGGCACGCTGTCGCCGCCGAGCGTTCGCTGCTTGCGTTCGGCCAACGCCTCTAAGTCCACGGCCTCTTCGCCCAAACAACGCTCCAGAGCCTCGTGCCAGGCGGCGTCGCGGGTCATTGGATGATCCGGATCTTGTGCCATGCGTTTGAGCGCGAAGCGCAACAGGTTGATGCCATCGCGGGGCGAGAAGTCGAGTTTCAAATTGTGCGCATGCTGCAAGAACTCGACCGTCATGGCCAGCATTTCCGCTTCGGCGAACGGCAGGTGGTACTGCAGAATGGCCATCTCATCCTGTTTGTTGGGAAAGCCCACCTGCAGGGTCGGTTGCAAGCGGCTGAGGATGTAGTCGGGGATTTCGAAAGTCGATTCGTCCTGATTCATCGTCACCGCGGCGCGAAAGTCGCGATGGGCGGGGATGGAGATGCCGGCGACGATCGATTCCACATAGCGACGCTGGTCGAACAACGGCGCCAAACTGGCCCAGGACTTTTCGTTCATCCGGTTGCCCTCGTCCAACACGCACACGCCGCCGCGAATCATGGCGGTCACCAAGGGCGAAGCGTGGTAGGCGATCTTGCCATCTTGAGCCAGCACGGGCGTGATCAACAGATCTTCGGGACGTGTGTCAGCGGTGCACTGATAAATATACAGCGGCCGCTGACTGGCCTGCGCAGCGGCGATCGCCAACTGGGTCTTGCCGATGCCCGGCGACCCCACCAACCGTGGTGTGAGGGGCAGATCCGAATCGTCCAGCATCACCCAACAAGCCAGCAGCTGGGTCAAGATCTCTCGTTGTCCAATCCACTTTCCAGGCGTGTTGAACGGATGGGACAGTTTTAACCGGATCCCATCAATTTCGACGTGCCCGTCGGCGGATTCACTCACTGATTCGCTCATCTACAGCACCGATTCTTCGGTCGACGATCAACGGCTGCACCACTTGGTACGACGAACCGTTGATGGCGAGGTCTATGGTATCGCGCCAATGGCCGGCTGTCAGTGATGGTCAATCCGCTAGCGGAATCGTACCGTCCTGATATCGCCAATTCTTTACGTAGCTTAACAGATCACGCATATCGTCAACCGAAATCAACTGTTCAAAGCCCTCGGGCATCAGCGAAACGCCGGATGTGGAGATCGTTTCGATGTCATCGTGCAACAAGCTAATCCGTTCTCCGCCTTGCAGTTGCAGCGTCACGGTGCCCGCGGAATCGGACAGCAACAGGCCGTCGTAGATGGTGCCGTCGAGCGTCAACACGGTATAACGCAAATAGGCGGCATCGATCCCCGCGTTGGGATCCAACACCGCCGTCAGCAGGGCCGCCAACGACTTGGTGCGGCTGTCCGAAATATCCGGTC from Roseimaritima ulvae includes these protein-coding regions:
- a CDS encoding 4'-phosphopantetheinyl transferase family protein, whose translation is MPIQIWHASASKQQAGQLETACRQWLTDEEQQRAARFRQPTSHNQFVVGRGMVRQLLGRRLGVDPRALGFQQSAHGKPHLDGSTVVEFNVAHTSGLVVVAIGQDRRLGVDVEGLDRRIDLDIAKRYFAASEVRWLAAQPAAEQTQAFLRIWTLKESFIKAIGTGLTMPLDQFAFHDLHSPHPQLSFTDERLPSAKKWGPAEQWQSHIFQPAAGYIAALTVHADQRPQITTQPWSSFAPRT
- a CDS encoding AAA family ATPase; its protein translation is MSESVSESADGHVEIDGIRLKLSHPFNTPGKWIGQREILTQLLACWVMLDDSDLPLTPRLVGSPGIGKTQLAIAAAQASQRPLYIYQCTADTRPEDLLITPVLAQDGKIAYHASPLVTAMIRGGVCVLDEGNRMNEKSWASLAPLFDQRRYVESIVAGISIPAHRDFRAAVTMNQDESTFEIPDYILSRLQPTLQVGFPNKQDEMAILQYHLPFAEAEMLAMTVEFLQHAHNLKLDFSPRDGINLLRFALKRMAQDPDHPMTRDAAWHEALERCLGEEAVDLEALAERKQRTLGGDSVPLGLADFFFDPDDPLHPDRDEDEDED
- a CDS encoding TlpA disulfide reductase family protein, with amino-acid sequence MRFAWLSLTLGLGLLLQLGCDSKPEPEPADAVVPVTSGEPETPADTPAPDLAPASPADAGTADGLQMPPAGAPAAEPAPSDDPGLQAPPADAGAAAAPADVPEEKVAASDSPEPQAPKEPEAMTIGSVAPPLDIEHWVSEGFEPVTEFEPGKVYVVEFWATWCGPCVASMPHLADTQEKYADQGVRLISISDEKLDTVEKFLKREAPSEEEGETQTFGELTSVYSLTTDPDRSCYADYMQAANQSGIPTAFIVGKSGQIEWIGHPMRMDEPLAKVVDGSWDREAYQLEFQMQEKLSAAQMMARRGQSKQALEIINGLDTAKLSEQAQTELLAIKMQILAGMEGETEQFVTVVSDFLASAEEPMQIYMASYFINHASGVHDLDPALLNKAIAASENALKEAEPEMRAPMLDTVAHLHENVGNLDAAIAAQQEAVDSAEGRMKDRLKVYLNELQDQKTPAPAEEEPAAEEEPAAEEETAEEKPAVEEVTEEAPEE